Proteins encoded in a region of the Nicotiana tomentosiformis chromosome 9, ASM39032v3, whole genome shotgun sequence genome:
- the LOC104088088 gene encoding succinate-semialdehyde dehydrogenase, mitochondrial isoform X2, with translation MQMIRGRMRMALSAGAMLYRSSLSGPVRLMTTEAQNVAAKLKSSGLLRSQALIGGKWVDSYDGKTIKVYNPATGEVITDVACMGGKETNDAISSAYDAFSSWSKLTAAERSKCLRKWYDLIMAHKEELGQLMTLEQGKPLKEAIGEVSYGAGFIEFSAEEAKRIYGDIIPSPLADRRLFVLKQPVGVVGAITPWNFPLAMITRKVGPALACGCTVVIKPSELTPLTALAAAELSLQAGIPPGVVNVVMGNASDIGDALLASPQVRKLTFTGSTLVGKKLMAGAAATVKKVSLELGGNAPCIIFDDADIEVALKGALATKFRNTGQTCVCANRILVQEGIYEKFTNAFAKAVQSMKVGDGFSEGVEQGPLINEAAVKKVESFVEDATSKGAKVLVGGKRHSLGMTFYEPTVVTGVNSEMLLSREEVFGPVAPLLKFKTEEEAIHMANDTNAGLAAYIFSTNIQRAWRVTEALEYGIVGVNEGLVSTEVAPFGGVKQSGLGREGSKYGLDEYLEMKYVCLGSMS, from the coding sequence ATGCAAATGATTCGTGGGCGTATGAGAATGGCACTTTCTGCTGGTGCAATGTTATATCGTTCCTCACTTTCAGGTCCCGTGCGTCTGATGACGACGGAAGCCCAAAATGTTGCTGCTAAGCTGAAAAGCTCTGGATTGTTGCGGAGTCAGGCTCTTATTGGAGGGAAATGGGTTGATTCATATGATGGGAAGACTATAAAGGTTTACAACCCTGCAACAGGGGAGGTAATAACAGATGTGGCATGCATGGGTGGGAAGGAGACGAACGATGCGATTTCTTCTGCCTATGATGCATTTAGTTCTTGGAGCAAACTTACTGCTGCTGAAAGGAGCAAATGTTTAAGGAAGTGGTATGATTTGATAATGGCTCACAAAGAAGAACTTGGACAACTTATGACACTAGAGCAAGGGAAGCCTCTAAAAGAGGCCATTGGTGAAGTTAGTTATGGGGCTGGTTTTATTGAGTTCTCCGCTGAAGAGGCTAAACGTATATATGGTGACATCATTCCATCACCATTAGCAGATAGGCGGTTATTTGTTTTAAAGCAACCAGTTGGTGTTGTTGGCGCAATTACACCTTGGAATTTTCCCTTGGCTATGATTACCCGAAAGGTCGGCCCTGCTCTTGCTTGTGGTTGTACAGTGGTGATTAAACCTTCTGAACTCACGCCCTTGACTGCTTTAGCAGCAGCTGAACTCTCCCTTCAAGCTGGAATACCACCGGGCGTGGTCAATGTTGTTATGGGAAATGCATCTGATATTGGAGATGCACTGCTTGCGAGTCCACAAGTAAGAAAACTTACCTTCACAGGTTCGACCTTGGTTGGGAAAAAGTTAATGGCAGGTGCTGCTGCCACTGTTAAGAAGGTATCTCTTGAGCTAGGAGGTAATGCACCTTGCATCATCTTTGATGATGCAGACATTGAAGTAGCTTTGAAAGGAGCTCTGGCAACAAAGTTCCGTAACACTGGACAAACATGTGTATGCGCCAATAGAATACTTGTGCAAGAAGGGATATATGAAAAATTCACAAATGCTTTTGCAAAAGCTGTCCAAAGCATGAAAGTTGGAGATGGTTTCAGTGAAGGTGTGGAGCAGGGCCCTCTAATTAATGAAGCAGCAGTAAAGAAGGTTGAATCTTTTGTAGAAGACGCTACTTCAAAGGGGGCCAAAGTCCTCGTTGGGGGGAAGAGACATAGCCTTGGCATGACCTTTTATGAGCCTACAGTCGTAACTGGAGTTAATAGTGAGATGCTCTTGTCGAGGGAGGAAGTATTTGGGCCTGTCGCCCCTCTTTTGAAGTTCAAAACAGAGGAAGAAGCAATCCATATGGCTAATGACACCAATGCAGGTTTAGCTGCTTATATATTCTCGACAAATATTCAACGAGCTTGGCGTGTCACTGAGGCTCTTGAATATGGAATCGTTGGAGTTAATGAAGGACTAGTTTCAACTGAGGTTGCTCCATTTGGGGGCGTGAAACAATCAGGTCTTGGCCGTGAAGGTTCTAAATACGGGTTGGATGAATATTTGGAGATGAAATATGTGTGCTTGGGAAGTATGAGCTAA
- the LOC104088088 gene encoding succinate-semialdehyde dehydrogenase, mitochondrial isoform X1, with product MVVRLLCRWLVLFDLSNVFSIAKIRTVTHPFPITKPQRAPSSLFPCLSSVLDLPIHNKKGPVRLMTTEAQNVAAKLKSSGLLRSQALIGGKWVDSYDGKTIKVYNPATGEVITDVACMGGKETNDAISSAYDAFSSWSKLTAAERSKCLRKWYDLIMAHKEELGQLMTLEQGKPLKEAIGEVSYGAGFIEFSAEEAKRIYGDIIPSPLADRRLFVLKQPVGVVGAITPWNFPLAMITRKVGPALACGCTVVIKPSELTPLTALAAAELSLQAGIPPGVVNVVMGNASDIGDALLASPQVRKLTFTGSTLVGKKLMAGAAATVKKVSLELGGNAPCIIFDDADIEVALKGALATKFRNTGQTCVCANRILVQEGIYEKFTNAFAKAVQSMKVGDGFSEGVEQGPLINEAAVKKVESFVEDATSKGAKVLVGGKRHSLGMTFYEPTVVTGVNSEMLLSREEVFGPVAPLLKFKTEEEAIHMANDTNAGLAAYIFSTNIQRAWRVTEALEYGIVGVNEGLVSTEVAPFGGVKQSGLGREGSKYGLDEYLEMKYVCLGSMS from the exons ATGGTCGTTCGTTTGTTGTGCAGGTGGTTGGTGTTATTCGATCTGTCAAATGTATTTTCTATTGCAAAGATAAGAACAGTGACACACCCGTTTCCTATTACTAAACCACAGCGGGCGCCGTCCTCTCTCTTCCCTTGTCTTTCTTCTGTGTTAGATCTCCCAATTCACAACAAAAAAG GTCCCGTGCGTCTGATGACGACGGAAGCCCAAAATGTTGCTGCTAAGCTGAAAAGCTCTGGATTGTTGCGGAGTCAGGCTCTTATTGGAGGGAAATGGGTTGATTCATATGATGGGAAGACTATAAAGGTTTACAACCCTGCAACAGGGGAGGTAATAACAGATGTGGCATGCATGGGTGGGAAGGAGACGAACGATGCGATTTCTTCTGCCTATGATGCATTTAGTTCTTGGAGCAAACTTACTGCTGCTGAAAGGAGCAAATGTTTAAGGAAGTGGTATGATTTGATAATGGCTCACAAAGAAGAACTTGGACAACTTATGACACTAGAGCAAGGGAAGCCTCTAAAAGAGGCCATTGGTGAAGTTAGTTATGGGGCTGGTTTTATTGAGTTCTCCGCTGAAGAGGCTAAACGTATATATGGTGACATCATTCCATCACCATTAGCAGATAGGCGGTTATTTGTTTTAAAGCAACCAGTTGGTGTTGTTGGCGCAATTACACCTTGGAATTTTCCCTTGGCTATGATTACCCGAAAGGTCGGCCCTGCTCTTGCTTGTGGTTGTACAGTGGTGATTAAACCTTCTGAACTCACGCCCTTGACTGCTTTAGCAGCAGCTGAACTCTCCCTTCAAGCTGGAATACCACCGGGCGTGGTCAATGTTGTTATGGGAAATGCATCTGATATTGGAGATGCACTGCTTGCGAGTCCACAAGTAAGAAAACTTACCTTCACAGGTTCGACCTTGGTTGGGAAAAAGTTAATGGCAGGTGCTGCTGCCACTGTTAAGAAGGTATCTCTTGAGCTAGGAGGTAATGCACCTTGCATCATCTTTGATGATGCAGACATTGAAGTAGCTTTGAAAGGAGCTCTGGCAACAAAGTTCCGTAACACTGGACAAACATGTGTATGCGCCAATAGAATACTTGTGCAAGAAGGGATATATGAAAAATTCACAAATGCTTTTGCAAAAGCTGTCCAAAGCATGAAAGTTGGAGATGGTTTCAGTGAAGGTGTGGAGCAGGGCCCTCTAATTAATGAAGCAGCAGTAAAGAAGGTTGAATCTTTTGTAGAAGACGCTACTTCAAAGGGGGCCAAAGTCCTCGTTGGGGGGAAGAGACATAGCCTTGGCATGACCTTTTATGAGCCTACAGTCGTAACTGGAGTTAATAGTGAGATGCTCTTGTCGAGGGAGGAAGTATTTGGGCCTGTCGCCCCTCTTTTGAAGTTCAAAACAGAGGAAGAAGCAATCCATATGGCTAATGACACCAATGCAGGTTTAGCTGCTTATATATTCTCGACAAATATTCAACGAGCTTGGCGTGTCACTGAGGCTCTTGAATATGGAATCGTTGGAGTTAATGAAGGACTAGTTTCAACTGAGGTTGCTCCATTTGGGGGCGTGAAACAATCAGGTCTTGGCCGTGAAGGTTCTAAATACGGGTTGGATGAATATTTGGAGATGAAATATGTGTGCTTGGGAAGTATGAGCTAA